Proteins found in one Chrysiogenes arsenatis DSM 11915 genomic segment:
- a CDS encoding Hsp20/alpha crystallin family protein: protein MSYLNILNGMDMLMKDFDFAVRPRTSRNLNGYDTTYPAMNLYEDEEAYCAELSCPGIAKENIDMNVNKNMLTVELERKPISEEGVEYSRRERRIGKFKRSITLNGDIDTEKISAHYIDGILKIRIPKAEHTKARKIAISQ from the coding sequence ATGAGTTATTTGAACATTCTCAACGGAATGGACATGCTGATGAAGGATTTTGACTTCGCGGTGCGCCCTCGCACAAGTCGAAATCTCAACGGATACGACACAACGTACCCCGCAATGAACTTGTATGAGGACGAAGAGGCCTACTGCGCTGAACTTTCGTGTCCAGGAATTGCCAAGGAAAATATCGACATGAACGTCAACAAAAACATGCTGACAGTCGAACTGGAACGAAAGCCCATCTCCGAAGAAGGGGTTGAATATAGCCGCCGCGAAAGACGAATCGGAAAATTTAAGCGCAGCATAACCCTAAACGGAGATATCGACACGGAAAAGATAAGCGCTCACTACATTGATGGCATTCTCAAAATCCGTATCCCCAAAGCTGAGCACACAAAAGCTCGCAAAATTGCGATTTCGCAATAA
- a CDS encoding chemotaxis protein CheV, which yields MSPNVSGSGVQSSGSGIRKRPLEILEFYIDHDENGERVEKSFAINVIRVKEIIKRPAFTKIIDTDPAIVGLFNLRDTLIPLIDLPGWLGLSSEGSQNEVVIVTELSDNFNGFLVSGIKKIHHLSWDDVKVPDKIDKESAEFIAGIISLQGHLIMVLDFETILAKIGRSKMLPDISRFEALYSEERENFRVLVVDDSVFSRDFAEKVFTTVGYNVVGAENGVEAYRILETRKDLQIDFILTDLEMPQMDGQELLERVKSNTNLADIPGLIITSLSNAVSLDSAKQASNGGPIMLSKSDMVAVVEAVDGLLGVEVNKLTSQWDVPRG from the coding sequence ATGAGTCCGAACGTGTCTGGTAGTGGAGTGCAATCGTCGGGGAGTGGAATTCGCAAGCGTCCATTGGAAATACTCGAATTTTACATTGACCATGATGAAAATGGCGAACGCGTCGAGAAGTCATTTGCGATTAACGTTATCCGCGTTAAGGAAATTATCAAGCGTCCTGCTTTTACTAAAATCATTGATACCGATCCGGCTATTGTAGGGCTTTTTAACTTGCGCGACACCCTCATTCCGCTGATTGACCTGCCCGGATGGTTGGGCTTATCCAGCGAGGGATCGCAAAATGAAGTAGTTATCGTTACCGAACTAAGTGATAATTTTAACGGATTTCTTGTGAGTGGAATTAAGAAAATTCACCACTTGAGTTGGGATGATGTCAAAGTTCCCGATAAGATCGATAAAGAGAGTGCTGAATTTATTGCGGGTATTATCAGTCTGCAAGGGCATTTGATTATGGTGCTCGACTTCGAAACAATTTTAGCTAAAATTGGACGCTCAAAAATGCTTCCAGATATCAGCCGTTTTGAGGCGCTTTATTCTGAAGAACGGGAGAATTTCCGCGTATTAGTGGTTGACGACTCTGTTTTTTCACGTGATTTTGCCGAAAAAGTCTTTACGACAGTTGGCTATAATGTTGTTGGTGCGGAAAATGGTGTCGAAGCGTATCGCATCCTTGAAACACGAAAAGATTTGCAAATTGACTTTATTCTGACTGACCTTGAGATGCCGCAAATGGATGGACAGGAGCTTTTAGAGCGGGTCAAGAGCAACACAAACCTAGCTGACATACCAGGTCTTATTATTACTTCGCTATCCAATGCTGTTTCCTTGGATAGCGCGAAGCAAGCCAGCAATGGTGGTCCAATTATGCTTTCTAAGAGTGATATGGTGGCCGTTGTTGAAGCGGTCGATGGATTGCTTGGTGTGGAAGTAAATAAACTTACGAGCCAGTGGGATGTTCCGCGAGGTTAG
- a CDS encoding Hsp20/alpha crystallin family protein, producing the protein MSEHTLATIHSAGTDMTQHEESASITKKGDTKPALPFVDILEYSDHLTLAFDLPGVARENLAISAEGDTLTISATLAHETRPECHHREFTPRDFYRQFRINRKFDLGRIQAKYENGELLLTIQKSPDEKPRKITIQ; encoded by the coding sequence ATGAGCGAACATACACTGGCCACAATACATTCAGCAGGTACTGACATGACGCAACACGAAGAATCTGCTTCAATAACCAAAAAAGGCGATACAAAACCAGCATTACCATTTGTCGACATCCTGGAATACAGTGATCACCTTACACTGGCGTTTGATTTGCCTGGTGTCGCACGCGAAAACCTTGCCATCAGCGCAGAAGGCGACACACTGACGATTAGCGCGACATTAGCACATGAAACGCGGCCTGAATGCCATCACCGCGAATTTACACCGCGTGACTTTTACCGCCAGTTCCGTATTAACAGAAAGTTCGATCTCGGACGGATTCAGGCAAAATACGAAAATGGCGAACTTTTGCTTACCATTCAAAAATCACCCGACGAAAAACCGCGCAAAATCACCATTCAGTAG